In the Muricauda sp. MAR_2010_75 genome, one interval contains:
- a CDS encoding DUF6088 family protein, with amino-acid sequence MTIAKKIADKIAELPKDSTFGYADLPIRSEEYVTAAKALERLQKKGIIRKLSKGIFYKPNVTVFGELKPREEDILRPYLYEDGKRIAYITGTSLYNQLNLTTQIPSLYKIASAEKRIYINRGGIKAKPVKSYAPVTDKNYRMLGFLDAMKDLNSIPDVDKKSAILIFLRRLGKMTPKELDVLIKYALLYPPRVRALLGALLEQLDVAIDIKELKNSLNPLTIYRYNLRDTTLTTQPNWNIV; translated from the coding sequence ATGACAATTGCGAAAAAAATAGCGGATAAAATAGCGGAACTCCCGAAGGACAGTACTTTTGGTTATGCCGATTTACCTATTCGGTCAGAAGAATATGTAACCGCTGCAAAGGCCTTGGAACGACTACAAAAAAAAGGAATTATAAGAAAATTGTCCAAAGGCATTTTTTACAAACCCAATGTAACGGTTTTTGGAGAACTAAAGCCAAGGGAAGAGGATATTCTAAGACCATATTTATACGAAGATGGTAAGCGAATAGCCTATATAACCGGAACCTCTTTGTACAATCAGTTGAACCTGACTACCCAAATACCGTCACTATACAAAATAGCAAGTGCCGAAAAGCGCATATATATTAATAGAGGCGGCATCAAAGCAAAGCCCGTAAAGAGCTACGCACCCGTTACTGATAAAAATTATAGGATGTTGGGTTTTTTGGATGCCATGAAAGACCTTAATAGCATTCCGGATGTTGATAAAAAATCCGCTATTCTTATTTTTTTAAGACGTTTAGGGAAAATGACACCCAAAGAATTGGATGTACTCATCAAGTATGCTCTCTTGTACCCACCACGGGTAAGGGCTTTGTTGGGAGCACTATTAGAACAACTTGATGTGGCAATCGATATAAAAGAATTGAAAAACTCACTTAATCCACTTACTATCTATAGATATAATTTGCGTGATACCACATTGACAACACAACCAAATTGGAATATCGTATGA
- the ggt gene encoding gamma-glutamyltransferase: MGREKAPLAAHRDMYLDSLGNVIPGLSTSGGTAVGVPGTVAGVLEVHKKFGKLPLNKIMEPIIALARKGVVVTEKQAKRLEGTRKRFIEANSDSTKFATVYKAGDTIKYPALATTLEKIMNEGRDGFYKGEVAQKIAAYVQAKGGVITEEDLARYEAKWRSPIVFDYKDIKIISMGPPSSGGMTMDQIFTMIAPYEIASYGHNSTRAIQLFTEASRRAYADRNHYLGDPDFVDIPYKGLMDVDYLKCRMADFTFDRATLSSEVGHGTVEIVESSETTHYSIIDAEGNAISATTTLNGGYGSKLYIDALGFFLNNEMDDFSTKPGVPNMFGLPGSEANSIAPEKRMLSSMSPTVVERDGELYMVVGTPGGSTIITAVAQTILNVHEFNLSMQDAVNAPRFHHQWMPDVVVFEPEGFPLETIETLKAKGYQINEGRTRIIGKVDAIRVLEDGRLEGGADKRGDDTAAGY, translated from the coding sequence ATGGGTAGGGAAAAGGCTCCATTGGCCGCCCATAGGGACATGTATCTCGACTCCCTGGGCAATGTCATACCTGGGCTGAGCACATCTGGGGGAACCGCCGTAGGTGTCCCAGGTACCGTGGCCGGGGTTCTGGAAGTCCACAAGAAATTCGGAAAACTGCCCCTCAACAAAATCATGGAACCCATCATTGCCTTGGCGAGAAAAGGGGTCGTGGTGACCGAAAAACAGGCCAAAAGATTAGAAGGTACCCGAAAACGATTCATTGAAGCTAATAGTGACAGCACCAAGTTCGCGACCGTGTACAAAGCTGGTGATACCATCAAATACCCGGCATTGGCCACCACCTTGGAAAAGATCATGAACGAGGGACGTGATGGGTTCTACAAAGGGGAGGTAGCCCAAAAAATAGCGGCCTATGTACAGGCAAAGGGAGGTGTGATCACGGAGGAGGATCTCGCTAGGTATGAGGCCAAGTGGAGATCGCCCATTGTATTTGACTACAAGGACATCAAGATCATCTCAATGGGTCCCCCCAGCAGTGGTGGTATGACCATGGATCAGATCTTTACCATGATAGCACCCTATGAAATAGCTAGCTATGGCCACAATTCGACAAGGGCCATCCAATTGTTCACCGAAGCTTCCAGAAGAGCCTATGCGGATCGGAACCATTACCTTGGTGATCCCGATTTCGTGGACATTCCCTATAAGGGGCTCATGGACGTTGACTACTTAAAGTGCAGAATGGCCGATTTTACTTTTGATAGGGCCACCTTGTCCTCGGAAGTAGGCCATGGAACGGTGGAAATTGTGGAAAGCAGCGAGACCACCCACTACTCCATTATCGATGCGGAGGGCAATGCCATCAGTGCGACCACGACCCTGAACGGTGGATACGGTTCCAAACTTTATATTGATGCCTTGGGATTTTTCCTGAACAATGAAATGGATGATTTCAGTACCAAGCCCGGTGTTCCCAATATGTTCGGTCTTCCTGGCTCCGAGGCCAACAGTATTGCACCCGAGAAACGAATGTTGAGCAGTATGTCACCGACCGTAGTGGAAAGGGACGGCGAGCTTTACATGGTCGTCGGCACCCCTGGAGGTTCCACGATCATCACGGCCGTGGCCCAGACCATACTCAATGTCCACGAGTTCAATCTCAGCATGCAGGATGCCGTGAACGCTCCGCGGTTCCACCACCAATGGATGCCCGATGTAGTCGTGTTCGAACCCGAAGGCTTTCCTTTGGAAACCATTGAAACCCTAAAGGCAAAAGGCTACCAAATCAATGAGGGCAGGACCCGGATCATAGGAAAGGTAGACGCCATCCGAGTGCTGGAAGACGGCAGACTTGAGGGCGGGGCGGACAAACGAGGGGACGATACCGCTGCGGGATATTGA
- a CDS encoding DASS family sodium-coupled anion symporter produces the protein MSYKRMGLLLGPILFLLIHFFFSGEGLSSQGRDILAVTLWIGVWWILEVLPIAATALLPIVLFPMLGALGLEETTANYGHKYVFLYMGGFMLAMAIEKWNLHKRIALHIIRAIGTNMYTIVLGFMVATAFLSMWISNTATAVMVMPMAISIVKQLKDNPRTAKDENAVFGKLLMLSIAYSASIGGIATLIGTPPNLVFAGFVQKAYGLDISFWQWMKFGLPISILLLILAWLYLTRIAYPLRQGRFPGGREEIHRLIQELGPMKREEKIVMAVFVLTALCWITRSFLLQKIVPGIDDTIIAIGAALVLFILPAGKGRKMIKWEEAVQIPWGIILLFGGGMAIASGFETSGLAIYLGSQMTFFDGLPLLTLILLVITCINFLTEVTSNLATTAMMLPVLAPLAVTLDVDPFVLMVACTTAASCAFMLPVATPPNAVVFGSGYLRIPDMVRTGFLMNLISILVLAIAVYFLLPLFLKI, from the coding sequence ATGTCATATAAACGTATGGGCCTTTTACTTGGTCCGATTCTGTTTCTTCTCATTCATTTCTTTTTTAGCGGGGAGGGTCTCTCCTCCCAAGGAAGGGATATCTTGGCCGTTACCTTATGGATAGGTGTTTGGTGGATTTTGGAGGTGCTTCCGATAGCTGCCACGGCGCTGCTTCCCATTGTTTTGTTTCCCATGTTGGGGGCACTGGGCCTAGAGGAAACCACAGCTAACTATGGCCATAAATATGTTTTCTTGTACATGGGTGGGTTTATGTTGGCAATGGCCATAGAAAAATGGAACCTGCACAAGAGAATCGCATTGCATATCATAAGGGCCATTGGTACCAATATGTATACCATTGTATTAGGATTTATGGTGGCTACTGCGTTTCTTTCCATGTGGATATCGAACACGGCCACTGCAGTGATGGTAATGCCGATGGCCATATCCATTGTAAAACAGTTAAAGGACAATCCACGGACCGCCAAGGACGAAAATGCTGTTTTTGGCAAGTTGCTGATGCTTTCCATCGCATATTCGGCATCCATTGGAGGGATAGCAACATTGATAGGTACCCCACCCAATCTGGTTTTCGCCGGTTTTGTACAGAAGGCCTATGGGTTGGATATCAGTTTTTGGCAATGGATGAAGTTTGGACTTCCGATATCGATTCTACTGTTGATTTTGGCATGGCTATACCTTACGCGGATTGCCTACCCGTTGCGGCAAGGAAGATTTCCTGGGGGAAGGGAAGAGATCCATAGGCTTATACAGGAACTGGGACCTATGAAAAGGGAAGAAAAGATTGTTATGGCCGTTTTTGTTCTTACCGCACTCTGTTGGATAACACGGTCGTTCTTATTACAAAAGATTGTTCCTGGGATAGATGATACCATAATAGCCATTGGAGCGGCACTTGTTTTGTTCATTTTGCCTGCTGGAAAGGGTAGGAAGATGATAAAATGGGAAGAAGCTGTTCAGATTCCTTGGGGGATAATTCTGTTGTTTGGTGGAGGAATGGCCATCGCTAGTGGTTTTGAGACTAGTGGGTTGGCAATTTATCTGGGTTCACAAATGACATTCTTTGATGGATTACCCTTGCTTACGTTGATATTATTGGTCATAACCTGCATAAATTTTTTGACGGAAGTCACCTCGAATTTGGCCACTACGGCCATGATGTTGCCTGTTTTGGCACCATTGGCGGTGACCTTGGATGTTGATCCGTTCGTGTTGATGGTTGCCTGTACCACTGCCGCTTCCTGTGCTTTTATGCTTCCAGTGGCAACGCCCCCAAATGCGGTGGTCTTTGGATCGGGCTACCTTAGAATCCCCGATATGGTACGTACTGGTTTTTTAATGAATTTAATTTCCATTCTTGTGTTGGCCATTGCGGTGTATTTCCTATTGCCTCTATTTTTGAAAATATAA
- a CDS encoding nucleotidyl transferase AbiEii/AbiGii toxin family protein: protein MNLHTNSELFAEAIRATAQRMDILEIYVEKDYWICYALKLIYESANKDEAIFKGGTALSKCFKYIDRFSEDIDLVVLRREEETGSQLKNKLKRITKEIVEPFEEVDIDGITNKMGMIRKIAYNYPKIFEGDFGQVRDTIIVEATWLGHFEPYIKKVVNTYIYEMMVDSNQTKLAETYGLLPFEVLVLDVKRTLCEKIMSLVRFSHTKNPIEDLNNKIRHVYDIHQLLKDETVLGFFNSGAFDKMLLRVAHDDTQSFKNNNDWLKYHPKQALIFKEPEKTWNQLKDTYRNEFEYLVYGKLPKEESILEIILSISNRLTKIKWENV from the coding sequence ATGAATCTGCACACTAATAGTGAACTCTTTGCTGAGGCGATAAGGGCAACTGCCCAACGTATGGATATTCTAGAAATTTACGTGGAAAAGGATTATTGGATATGCTATGCCCTAAAGCTCATTTATGAAAGTGCAAACAAAGATGAGGCCATATTTAAGGGGGGTACAGCTTTGTCAAAGTGTTTTAAATACATTGACCGTTTTAGTGAAGATATTGATTTGGTAGTATTGCGCAGGGAAGAAGAGACGGGGAGCCAATTAAAGAACAAGCTTAAAAGAATAACCAAGGAAATAGTAGAACCATTCGAGGAGGTGGATATTGATGGAATCACCAATAAAATGGGAATGATAAGAAAGATTGCCTATAACTATCCCAAAATCTTTGAGGGCGATTTTGGACAAGTAAGGGATACTATCATTGTTGAAGCTACGTGGTTAGGTCACTTTGAACCATATATTAAGAAGGTCGTCAATACGTATATCTATGAAATGATGGTTGACTCAAACCAAACCAAACTAGCAGAGACTTATGGATTATTACCCTTTGAAGTACTTGTGTTGGATGTCAAAAGAACACTTTGCGAAAAAATAATGAGTTTGGTCCGGTTTTCCCATACTAAAAACCCAATTGAGGATTTGAACAACAAAATTAGGCATGTATACGATATTCATCAATTATTAAAGGATGAAACGGTTCTAGGATTTTTCAATTCGGGTGCATTTGATAAAATGCTCCTAAGGGTAGCCCATGATGATACGCAAAGTTTTAAGAACAACAATGATTGGTTAAAGTACCACCCAAAACAAGCATTGATTTTCAAAGAACCTGAAAAAACATGGAACCAACTTAAAGATACCTATCGCAATGAGTTTGAGTATTTGGTTTATGGAAAATTGCCAAAAGAGGAAAGCATTTTGGAAATAATTCTGTCCATATCAAATAGACTCACAAAAATAAAATGGGAGAATGTATAA